Below is a window of Allomuricauda ruestringensis DSM 13258 DNA.
TAGGCAGCCCTTGTTCAAATTCGCCCAAGGAAGCCACATGCATCCAAACGGTTTTACTGTTCAGTGGGAGCTGTTCCTTCAATAAGGGAAAGGCTTTCTGCCGACCTTGAACGAACAATTTAATCTTCGCGTTAAAAAGTGCAATTACTTTAAGGCCAAGCCAAGCTATGTTGATCAGTATGTTGTAAAGAAAACGCAAGGACATCATTTTTCGCTAAAATACATTCTTTCGGTCAGAGACCATTATAGCATCTTAATTTCTTAATTTTGATCTATTAATTTATTTGGATGAAAAAAATACAGATGGTTGACCTAAAAGGTCAATATGAAGGTATAAAAACCGAGGTCAACGAAGCCATTGCAGAAATCTTGGATTCTTCAGCATTCATAAATGGTCCCCACGTACACGCTTTTCAAAATGAATTAGAGGAATATCTGGATATAAAGCATGTTATCCCATGCGCCAATGGAACCGATGCTCTTCAAATTTGCATGATGGGGCTTGGATTGAAACCGGGAGATGAGGTAATTACGGCCGATTTTACTTTTGCCGCAACGGTTGAGGTGATAGGTCTTTTACAATTGACCCCAGTTTTGGTGGATGTGGAACCCGACACTTTCAATATTGATGTAAAAGCCATAGAAAAGGCCATTACACCAAACACAAAGGCCATTGTGCCCGTACATTTATTTGGGCAGTGCGCCAATATGGATGAGATTATGGCCTTGGCCAAAAAACACAATCTGTATGTGATTGAAGATAATGCACAGGCCATTGGGGGGTCCTATGTTTCCAGGGATGGCAAAAAACAGAAGGCCGGTACCATTGGTCATATTGGCGCAACTTCCTTTTTCCCGTCCAAAAACTTGGGCTGTTATGGCGATGGTGGTGCCATTTTTACCAATGATGACGATTTGGCCCATACCATTCGCGGTATCGTGAACCATGGTATGTACAAAAGATATTATCATGATGTGGTGGGAGTAAACTCCAGGTTGGACTCCATTCAAGCCGCTGTTTTAAGGGCAAAGCTGCCCAAATTGGACTTTTACAACCAGAAACGATGGGAGGCAGCATCAAAATATTCCAAGGCATTTAAAGGGCAGGAGCATATTGTAGCGCCAAAAATATCTTGCGGCTGTGAAACGGATAAAAGTGTTTGTGATTGCCATGTGTTCCATCAGTATACTTTGCGGATTACAAATGGTAAGCGGGACGGTTTGGCACAACATTTAAACGACAATGACGTTCCTTGTGGTGTATATTATCCAGTTCCATTGCATAAGCAGAAAGCCTATGCGAATGACCGTTACAATGAAGAAGATTTTCCTGTGACCAATCAATTGGTGGAAGAGGTTATTTCGCTTCCCATGCACACGGAGTTGGATGATGAACAAATTGATTTTATAACCAAGTTGGTCATCGACTTTGTAAACAAATAAAAAATGAAAATACTTGTAACAGGCGGTTTGGGTTTTATTGGAAGCCATACCGTTGTTGAATTGCAGAATGAAGGTTTTGAGGTAGTGGTGGTGGACAACCTATCCAACTCGTCCGTTGATGTTTTAGACGGAATTGAAGCCATTACGGGCAAAAGACCCATTTTTGAAGAATTTGACCTTCGGGATAAACCAAAAGTCCAAACTTTCTTTAAAAAACACGACGATATCACAGGGGTAATCCATTTTGCGGCTTCCAAAGCGGTCGGGGAAAGTGTGGAGGAACCACTTTTGTATTACGAGAACAACTTGGGTGTGTTGGTATACATCCTTCAAGAGTTGAAGAAAAAAGGGGGGGCAAACTTTATCTTCAGCAGTTCTTGCACCGTTTATGGCCAGGCAGATCAAATGCCCATTACCGAGGCTGCTCCAGTAAAACCAGCAGAATCTCCTTATGGCAATACCAAGCAAGTAGGCGAAGAGATAATTCGAGATACCTGCAAGGTAAACCCAGATTTGAAAGCCATTGCTTTACGTTATTTTAATCCGATAGGCGCGCACCCATCCGGGAAAATAGGGGAACTTCCCATTGGAGTGCCCCAAAATTTGGTTCCCTTCATCACTCAAACAGGTGTGGGGTTGCGGGAGCAACTTTCGGTCTTTGGAGATGATTACCCTACCGAAGATGGGACTTGCATTAGGGATTATATCCATGTAGTTGACTTGGCGAAGGCGCATGTAGCAGCATTGCAACGTCTTTTGGAAGAAAAGAACGAAACCAATTACGAGGTGTTCAACTTGGGTACGGGAAAAGGAAGTTCCGTTTTGGAAGTGATCCATAGTTTTGAACGCGTTTCTGGAGAAAAGTTGAACTATAAAATAGTTGGTAGAAGACCAGGAGACGTAATCCAAGCCTATGCCGATACTCAAAAGGCGAATCAAGTTTTGGGGTGGAAGGCTAAATCCTCTTTGGATGATGCCATGAAATCCGCTTGGGAGTGGGAGAAAATCGTAAGAAGTTAAGGCGCAATAATCCCAAACTCAAATTTTCACGTAAATAGGAGAATGCTATCTAACTTTAAAAACAGTTTGGAGTTGCTGGAAGCAGTCCAGAAAGAACAACTCTATCAAAAACTATTGCAACAGCTAATAAAGGATTTTGAATTGGCCAATGTGCCCATCAATATTCCCTTGGACATTACCCCCGAGCAACTTAAAAGTACCATCCACGAAAAGGTTTATTACTTGATCGTGGAAAAGTTCCAAAACTATCTCAACCTATTATATGTGGTGGATATTGCAGAGAGCGAAGTCAAAAAAATAACTCCGTCGGATGTCGTTGATATTTCGGCGGAGGTATCTTTTTTACTATTGAAAAGGGAGTGGCAAAAAGTTTGGTACAAAGCCAAATATAGCAGCTGACCTTTGGTCAGACCTTTACATAAACTCCTTTCTTGTCCATAATGTAGCCCACGAACCAACAAGTGAGCACAACCCAAAGTGCAAACAATAAAGAACCCATATACCCGCCAGACCACGATATAAAAATGGTGTCGGCAATCCATCTGTAAAGCGATTCCCCGTTAACATCGATAGCAAAAAGGGTTATGATGAAAAGTTCCGATAATAGGTAAATAAACAAGGTGTTTTTACCGAAAACCTCAAAAAAGTAGCTCCAGCTTTTCGCCTTTTTCATATCAAGGATATAAATAAGTATCGCAATGGCAAAAAGGTCGATGCCACAGGTGAGCAGTACAAAGGAGCTTGTCCAAAGTTTTTTATTGATGGGCAAAACAAGGTCCCAGGCCAGACCTGCGAAGACCAGGGCAAACCCGAACATCATCAATTTGGCGACAGTTTCAAAATTTTGGCCGTTGTTCTGGATAAATCGACCCGCTAAGTAGCCGATGATCACATTTACAATGGCGGGAAGGGTGCTCAACAATCCCTCGGGGTCAAAAGCAATGCCTTCGCCATGGTACATATGGTTGGCGCCAATAAGCCACTCATCCAGTTTAAGAACGGCATTTCCAGTTAAGGTGAGGTCTCCAAAACCAATTAAAATGAGGTGGTAGCCCACTAAAAACAGGGCACTAAGCCAAATGGCCGTTTTGGTCTTTACAAAGTGAAGGATTATGGATGCGAACATATAGCACAACGCAATACGTTGCAAAACCCCAAAAACTCTGGTTTCCGAAAATGGTTTTAACTGTCCGTCATCAAAAAATGGGTACCAGTACATTAAAAAGCCCAATAGAAAAATGATGGCAGTTCGCTTCAGAACCTTCTTAAAAAAAGCAGGCTTGCCCATGCTTTCATACTTTTTCATGCTAAAACTCATGGAATTTCCCACCACAAATAAAAAAGTGGGAAAAACAAGGTCGGTCAATGTAAAGCCGTTCCAATCGGCGTGCAATAATGGCGAAAAAGTGGTGGAGCCATTACCTGGTGAGTTAACAATGATCATCAAGGCGACATCCAGACCCCTGAAAACATCCAAGGAAAGATATCTATTTTTAAGTTTGGACATGTTTGGTTGGTTTAACTGGGCGCTCAAGTTAATTTATTTTTAGTTTCCCCTGTTAATTTCAGTTAAAAATTTCATTTTTATCGCTTTCCTGCTCATTCTGTGATATAGTTGTAAATTTGAATAAGAAATTGAAGGGAATGCAAGCATATAAATGCTAAAACCCGTATTTTTGACAAAATTTTCCATAAAGTTTTGGAGAAACATAAAGAATGGACAAATATTCATTTTTAAATGCTGCGCACACTTCGTTTTTTGCGGAGCAATACGAAAAATATCTAACGAATCCCGATAATGTAGAGCCCAGTTGGAGGGCTTTTTTTCAAGGATTTGATTTTGGTTTGGAAGGTTCCCTCGAAGATTTGGGGATTGAATCCGATAAAGGCGGAATGGTGGTACTTTCCAATGGAAGGAAAGTGGAAATGCCCGAAGCCCTTCAGAAGGAATTTCAGGTAATTCGCCTTATTGATGGTTATCGTTCCCGTGGACACCTCTTTACCGAAACAAACCCTGTAAGGGAAAGGAGAAAGTATGTACCTACTTTGGATATAGCCAACTTTGGCCTGACCGAAGGAGACTTGGACACTGTTTTTGATGCTGGAAAAATTCTTGGAATAGGTCCAGCCCCCCTGAAGGAAATTATACGACACCTCGAGAGTATTTATTGTGATGCGATAGGAGTGGAGTACATGTATATACGTACCCCGGAACGTATCCAATGGATTCAGGACTGGCTCAACAAAAATGACAACCACCCCAATTATACCGCGGAAGAAAAGAAAAACATCCTTAGGAAATTAAACGAGGCCGTTTCTTTTGAGAGCTTTTTACATACCAAATATGTAGGGCAAAAACGATTTTCATTGGAAGGTGGCGAATCGTTGATTCCCGCTTTGGATGTGATTGTTGAAAAAGCGGCGGACCAAGGCGTGAAGCAATTTGTGGTGGGTATGGCCCACCGAGGGCGTTTGAATGTTTTGACCAATATTTTCGGGAAATCGCCAAAAGATATCTTTAGTGAGTTCGATGGTAAGGATTATGAGGAAACCATCTTTGATGGTGATGTAAAATATCACTTGGGGTGGACCTCTAAACGTGAAACGGATTCAGGGAAAATGGTCAATATGAACATTGCCCCGAACCCTTCGCACTTGGAAACCGTAAACTCCATTGTTGAAGGTATAGCTAGGGCTAAGCAAGATCGTGACCATGGTGATAACATCTCCGAAGTACTGCCAATTTTAATCCATGGGGATGCTGCTTTTGCTGCACAGGGAGTCGTGTACGAAGTGATTCAAATGGCTCGTTTGGAAGGCTACACCACAGGCGGTACTATCCATATTGTGGTGAATAACCAAATCGGGTTTACCACCAACTATTTGGATGCTAGATCCTCCACCTATTGTACAGATGTTGGGAAAGTAACCCTTTCCCCAGTATTGCACGTTAATGCCGATGATGCCGAAGCTGTGGTGCATGCCACGACCTTTGCGTTGGAATACAGGATGCGCTACAAGCGCGACATTTTCTTGGATTTATTGGGTTATAGAAAGTATGGCCACAATGAAGGTGATGAACCTAAGTTTACCCAGCCCTTGTTGTATAAATCCATTTCCAAGCATAAAAACCCGAGGGATATTTACGCAGAGAAGTTGATTGCCGAAGGGGTAATCGATGAGAATTACGTAAAAGAGCTCGAAGAAAAATATAAGAACGATCTTGAGGAGGATCTTTTGGATTCCCGCAAAATCGAGAAGACAAGGATAACCCCTTTCATGAAAGATGAGTGGGAAGGGTTTGAGCAGGTGACCGAAGAGGTGATGCTGAAACCTATGGATACTACTTACGACCTTAAAAAGTTAGATGAGGTTGCCCAAAGCATCACCAAACTTCCAGAGGATAAAAAATTCCTAAGAAAATTGGAACGATTGGTGGAAGGTCGCCATAAAATGTATTTCGAGGACAACAAGCTCGATTGGGCCATGGGAGAACTTTTGGCCTACGGATCATTGGTCGAGGAAGGTTACGATGTTCGGATGACGGGACAAGATGTGGAACGGGGAACTTTCTCGCACAGGCATGCCGTCATCAAAACGGAGATGCACGAGGAAGAGGTGGTGCTGTTGAACGAGATGGGGGACAACCAAAATGGAAAGTTCCATATCTACAACTCACTACTTTCAGAATATGCCGTAATGGGATTTGATTATGGCTACGCCATGGCAAGTCCAAAAACTTTGACCATCTGGGAAGCGCAGTTCGGGGATTTCAGCAATGGAGCCCAGATTATAATAGATCAATATCTCTCATCAGCGGAGGACAAATGGAAATTGCAGAACGGATTGGTGCTCTTGTTGCCCCATGGGTACGAAGGTCAGGGTGCTGAACACTCTTCGGCACGTATGGAAAGGTACTTGCAATTGTGTGCTAAGGACAATATGTTCGTGGCGGATGTGACCACACCGGCCAACCTGTTCCATCTCTTCCGTAGACAAATGAAAGCCAAGTTCCGTAAGCCATTGGTGGTATTTACACCGAAAAGTTTGTTGAGGCATCCCAAGGTGGTTTCCACCAAGGAGGAGATGGCCAATGGAGGTTTCCAGATGGTGATTGACGATGCCGAGGCCAAAGCCGCCAAAGTAAAGACATTGGTGTTCTGTACGGGCAAATTCTACTATGACCTTTTGGATAAACGGGAAGAGCTTGAAAGAGATGATGTAGCTTTGGTACGCGTGGAACAACTGTTCCCATTGCCTGCAAAAGAAATGCGAAGCATCATCAAAAAATATAAAAATGCAGACGATATTGTTTGGGCCCAGGAAGAACCCAGGAACATGGGAGCGTGGAGCCACATGTTGATGCATTTGGAAGAAGCCAAACAATTTCGGGTGGCTTCCAGAAGGTTCTATGGTGCTCCTGCAGCAGGTAGTGCCGTTCGCTCAAAAAGACGTCATGCCCAAGTGTTGGACTACGTTTTTGACAAGAGCAAAAATAATATGCAAATAAGATAATACAAGTATAAACTACAATAAAGATGGTTTTAGAAATGAAAGTTCCCTCACCAGGGGAATCCATTACAGAAGTAGAAATTGCCGATTGGTTGGTTGAGGATGGAGATTATGTGGAGAAAGACCAAGCCATAGCCGAGGTGGACTCGGACAAGGCAACATTGGAGCTTCCTGCGGAGGCGAGTGGTATTATTACCCTTAAGGCCGAAGTGGGGGACGCCGTAGCCGTTGGCGAGGTGGTTTGCCTCATCGATACGAGTGCGGAAAAGCCTGAAGGTTCATCTGGTGGTTCCGATAAAAAAGAAGAACCCAAAAAGGAAGAACCCAAAAAAGAAGCGCCTAAGAAAGAAGAATCCAAAAAGGAAACCTATGCTTCCGGGACTCCATCTCCTGCAGCAAAGAAAATATTGGATGAAAAAGGAATCGAACCCTCATCTGTTTCTGGAAGCGGAAGAGATGGGCGTATCACCAAAGATGATGCTGTAAAAGCTAAGCCATCCATGGGAACCCCAACTGGTGGTAACCGTGGTGAAAGCCGTTCCAAACTGTCCATGTTGCGCAGAAAAGTGGCCGAGCGATTGGTTTCGGCAAAGAACGAGACCGCGATGCTGACCACCTTCAACGAAGTCGATATGTCGGCAATCTTTGAGTTACGTAAAGAATACAAAGAACAGTTCAAAGAAAAGCATGGGGTAAGTCTTGGGTTTATGTCATTCTTCACCAAGGCGGTGATCAGAGCATTGGAAATGTACCCCTCTGTGAACTCCATGATTGATGGCAAGGAAATGATCACTTATGATTTCTGCGACATCAGTATAGCGGTTTCAGGGCCTAAAGGATTGATGGTTCCCGTAATCCGTAATGCAGAGAACCTTACGTTTAGGGGGATTGAATCCGAAGTTAAACGTTTGGCCATTCGTGCCAGAGAAGGTGAGATTACCGTGGATGAAATGACCGGTGGTACCTTTACCATAACCAACGGGGGTGTATTTGGATCTATGTTGTCCACTCCGATCATCAACCCACCACAAAGTGGGATTTTAGGTATGCACAACATTGTGGAACGTGCCATTGTTAGGGATGGCGCCATTGCCATCGCACCTGTAATGTACGTTGCACTTTCTTATGATCATAGAATTATTGATGGTAAAGAATCCGTAGGATTTTTGGTAGCTGTAAAGGAAGCCTTGGAAAGTCCAGAAGAATTGTTGATGGACGATAATGTGAAAAAAGCGTTGGAATTATAAATAGGTTGTCAGCTCGAGCGAGGTCACTGAGCGAAGTCGAAGTGCGGTCGAGAGGTTAATAAAACAAATGCCTTTACTTTTTTAAGTAGAGGCATTTTTTATTGTAGTCGATTACCGCTTTACCTTTTTTAAGCACATCGGCACCGATAATGCCATCTACGGGCAATGCATTGTGTGCAATCAAAGCTTGGTTCACGTGGGTAAGGTCAAAAAGGACCACTTTCTGTTTTTTCTTTTTCCACTCCCCGATCTGGATTTTGTTTTTGTTGGAGATTAAGGTTTCCATTTCCGTGGCGCCAGCCCCAGCCGCTTTAATGTCCGTAGCTTCGGAAGCCATTTCAAAAAATTCGATTTTGTCCATCCCAACACAAGTATTGGACGCTCCAGTATCCAAAATAAACTTGCCTGTAACGCCATTGATGCTTGCAATGAGTTCAAAGTGGTTAGTTTCGGTAAATACCAAAGGTATTGTAATGTAATCCTTGTTTTTGAGGAATTTTTTGAGTGATGCCATATTATTAATTGAGAGATGTCATGCTGAGCCTTTCGACTTCGCTCAAGACTGGCTCCGTCGAAGCATCTATGTGTATATTTAGAAACAAAGTTTTGGGACGTCTAAGATAAACCTATTTTTGCGATATGATTATAACCGATACCCATACCCATTTGTATAGTGAAGCCTTTGATAAGGATAGAAGCGAAATGATGCAACGTGCCCTTGATGCTGGGGTGGAGCGCTTTTTTATTCCCGCCATCGATTCCGAGTATACCCAATCCATGCTGGATTTGGAATCCAATTATCCCGATAATGTGTTTTTAATGACAGGCTTGCACCCCACCCATGTCAAAGAAAATTATAAGGACGAGCTGGCCCATGTAGAGGAGTGGCTCTCCAAAAAAAAATTCTATGCCGTGGGCGAAATCGGAATCGACCTGTATTGGGACCAGACCTTTTTAAAGCAACAGCAGGAGGCTTTTGTGTACCAGATCCGTCTGGCGAAAAAGCACCAGTTGCCCATTGTGATCCATTGTCGGGAATCGTTCGATGAAATCTTTGAGATTTTGGAACAAGAAAAAGGAGATGACCTCTTCGGGATTTTTCATTGTTTTACGGGAACTTTGGAACAGGCCCATCAAGCTATGTCCTACAATATGAAGTTGGGTATTGGGGGAGTGGCCACCTTTAAAAATGGCAAAATTGATAAGTTCTTGAATAAAATCGACCTGAAACATGTTGTTTTGGAAACCGATGCGCCCTATTTGGCACCAACACCCTATCGCGGAAAACGGAACGAGAGCTCCTATATAACAAAGGTGTTGGGAAAACTTTCATCCATATATGGTAAACCCGAGGAAGAAATTGCTGCTATCACTACCGAAAATTCCAAAGAAATATTCGGAATCTAACCTATGAAAAAGAAGACCAACATATTGCTGATTTATACCGGGGGAACCATCGGGATGGTTAAGGATTACAAAACAGGTGCGCTCAAAGCCTTCAATTTTGAGGAACTCGTCAAAAATATCCCAGAGCTGAAACAATTGGACTGTAACCTCAAAGGAGTTTCGTTCGAAGAGCCCATTGATTCCTCCAATATGAACCCCGATTATTGGGGGGTGATCGCTTCCATCATCGAAGAGCATTACGCGGATAATGATGGTTTTGTGGTGTTGCACGGAAGCGATACCATGAGTTATTCAGCCTCGGCGCTCAGTTTTATGTTGGAGAATCTGGAAAAGCCGGTCATTTTTACGGGATCTCAATTGCCCATTGGGGATTTACGAACGGATGCCAAGGAGAACCTGATTACCTCCATCGAGATTGCTGCGCTCCAGAAAAAAGGAAAACCCGTGGTGCAGGAGGTAGGTTTGTATTTTGAATATAAACTCTACCGGGGTAACCGAACCACCAAGATAAACGCGGAACATTTTGAGGCTTTTGCCTCGCTCAACCATCCACCTTTGGTGGAATCCGGGGTGCATTTAAAGGTGCATCAGAATTATTTGATCAAAAAGATGACAAAAAACAAGTCGCTTCAAGTGCATAAAAAACTGGACAATAACGTGGCGATTCTAAAATTGTTTCCCGGGCTTAACCAAAATGTGCTCCAATCGGTCTTGAACATTCCCGATTTAAAGGCCCTTATTTTGGAAACATACGGTGCAGGGAACGCTCCGATGGACAAATGGTTTTTAGGTGCCGTAAAAAAAGCCGTGGAAAATGGATTGCACATTATTAACGTGACACAATGCTCTGGTGGGAGCGTTTCCATGGGTCATTATGAGACCAGTGAAAAACTTAAGGCGATGCAACTGGTTAACGGCAAGGATATTACGACCGAAGCAGCTGTAGCAAAGGCGATGTACCTTTTGGGGGCAGGGGTTCCCGACAAATTGTTCAAGACAATTTTTGAGACACCACTCCGTGGTGAAATGGTGTAAAATTAACGCTTCAAATTTCTATAACTAATTATTTTTTTGTTTATTGGTCGCCCTAAATGAAACAATAGAGAGGTGGCCGAGTGGTCGAAGGCGCACGCCTGGAAAGTGTGTATACACCAAAAGTGTATCGAGGGTTCGAATCCCTTCCTCTCTGCAAGGTATTTTAGTTTTTCTATTATAAAATTTTTATATCTTTAACATTATTAACTAACTAAATTTAAGTTTAAGTAAAATGAAAAAAATATCCTTTACTCTGGCTGCTGCCGGAATGTTTGTGATGGGAACTACAACTGCATCTGCAGCAATGTTGCAAGAAGAAGCTGAAGCCAGCAAAGGTTTCACCCAAGTATTAAAAGAACAATTTATCCAAGGAGGTCCTGCCTTTATGGGTATCGTACTTCTTTGTTTGATCTTGGGATTGGCAGTTGCCATTGAAAGAATCATCTATTTAAATTTGGCAACCACAAATTCTACCAAGTTGAAGCAACAAGTTGAAGATGCTTTGGCTTCTGGAGGTGTTGAAGCTGCCAAAGAAGTTTGTAGAAACACTAAAGGACCTGTTGCCTCTATCTATTACCAAGGTTTGGATAGAGCAGATGAAGGACTGGAATCTGCTGAAAAAGCAGTTGTTGCCTACGGAGGTGTACAAATGGGTCAGTTGGAGAAAAACGTTTCTTGGTTGTCTTTGTTTATCGCCATTGCTCCGATGCTTGGATTTATGGGTACGGTAATCGGTATGATTGCTGCCTTCCAGAAAATTGCAGCTGTAGGTAACTTGAGTGCTTCCTTGATTGCAGGTGATATCCAGGTGGCGTTGTTGACAACCGTATTTGGTTTGATCACGGCGATTATCCTTCAGATTTTCTACAACTATATTATTGCTAAAATCGATAGTATCGTAAATGACATGGAAGACAGCTCAATCGCATTGATCGACATGTTGGCTGCCCACAAGAAGTAATTACGAATTAAAAACTATCGAGAATCATGAATAAAATAGTAAAAATATTGCTCATCGTCATCGGATTGGTTGCCGCCGTTCTTTGGTTCTCCCTTCCGTCCGCCGATGATCCAAGCGCCATAAATAGTGGGGCAATGAACTTTATGTTCATTATTATGTACATCTTGTTGGCTATTGCAGTTGTAACTACAGTAGTTTTCGGATTTGCAAAATTGTTTACCACAAAAGGAAGTTTAAAGAAAGCTCTTTTCGCCATTGGTGGATTGGCCATAGTAGTGGCTATATCTTACGGGCTTTCTTCAGATAACATGGCTGTGGTAGAAACTATGTCCGAAAGAGGTGTGGAGACCACAGAAGGAACTGTGAAAAACATTGGAATGGGATTGAATGTATTTTTTATCCTTACGCTGATTGCGGTAATTCTAATGATAGTACCAGGTTTGAAAAGAATGTTTGTTAAGTAAAAAAAGTTGAATTATGCCTAGAAGAAAAGGAGCACCGGAAGTAAATGCCGGCTCCATGGCGGATATCGCTTTCCTATTGCTTATCTTTTTCTTGGTGACCACCACCATTGAAACAGATGCAGGTTTGGATCGTATGTTGCCGCCTATTGAGCCGCCAGAGCAGGATGTTGTTATTAAGCAGAAAAACATTTTTACTGTCAACATCAACAGAAATGGGCAACTTTTGGTTGAGGATAATTTGATGGAAATGAAGGATTTGAGAAAAGCTGCTACCGCCTTTTTGGAGAACGGAGCAGACGGTTCTTGTACCTACTGTAAAGGTAAAAAAGATCCCTCTTCATCGGATAACCCATCAAAAGCCATTATCTCGTTAAAGAATGATAGGGAAACCAAGTACAGTACATACATTACAGTTCAAAACGAATTGGTAGGTGCTTATAACGACTTGCGTAACCGTGAAGCACAACGTTTGTACGGTAGGGACTTTACAAAGATGGAGGCAGAATACCTGAATCCAGAGACCCCGTCCAGCGTAAGAGATGACTTGAAGGACAAAGTGAAACGTATCCAAGATATGTTCCCACAAAAGCTTTCAGAGGCAGAAACATCAACCGATTAAAAACTATTTAATATGGCTAAGTTTACCAAAAAGAAGGATGGCGATTTGCCAGCGGTGTCAACAGCTTCGTTGCCAGATATCGTTTTCATGCTACTGTTCTTCTTTATGACCGTGACCACAATGAAAGATAGTTCGTTAATGGTTGCCAATACCCTTCCCAATGCTTCCGAGATCAAGAAGTTGGAAAAGAAGGATCGTGTTATTTACATTTATGTAGGAACACCTACTCAAGAATATCAAAAAGTTTTTGGTACAGAACCAAAGATTCAATTGAATGATAAATTTGCCAATGTGGACGAAGTAGGTTCATATATTTTGGCAGAACGAGCAAAGAAACCGCAAGAGATTCAAAATGTATTGACTACTGCTTTGAAAGTTGATAAGGATGCCAATATGGGCCTTATCACCGATATTAAGCGACAATTGAGAGAAGTAAATGCCCTTAAAGTGAATTATACCACTTACGAAGGGGATGCTTTTAACAATTTACAGTAGGCAATAGCTTAGATTTAGTGGGAAACGCTCCAAATTTTTAATTTGGGGCGTTTTTTGTTTTAAATTGCTACCATGATCCGCACCGTACTTCAATTTATAGTTAGCGCTGTTTGTTTATTGCTCTCGATATCTGTTTTGGGTCAAACAGTAATGGATACCACCGTAGTACGCGATAGTCGGTATCTAGAAGATCAATTTTATATTGGAGTTGGCTATAATGTACTGTTGGATACCCCGGACGAAGTAGGCCAACAAAATCTATCCTATAATCTACAAGCGGGCTTTATAAAGGACATTCCCTTGAACCTAAGAAGGAATTTTGGTGTTGGTTTAGGACTTGGATATGCCGTGAACTCCTATTATTCAAACCTCGTTTCATCAGAAGAATC
It encodes the following:
- a CDS encoding 2-oxoglutarate dehydrogenase E1 component, with amino-acid sequence MDKYSFLNAAHTSFFAEQYEKYLTNPDNVEPSWRAFFQGFDFGLEGSLEDLGIESDKGGMVVLSNGRKVEMPEALQKEFQVIRLIDGYRSRGHLFTETNPVRERRKYVPTLDIANFGLTEGDLDTVFDAGKILGIGPAPLKEIIRHLESIYCDAIGVEYMYIRTPERIQWIQDWLNKNDNHPNYTAEEKKNILRKLNEAVSFESFLHTKYVGQKRFSLEGGESLIPALDVIVEKAADQGVKQFVVGMAHRGRLNVLTNIFGKSPKDIFSEFDGKDYEETIFDGDVKYHLGWTSKRETDSGKMVNMNIAPNPSHLETVNSIVEGIARAKQDRDHGDNISEVLPILIHGDAAFAAQGVVYEVIQMARLEGYTTGGTIHIVVNNQIGFTTNYLDARSSTYCTDVGKVTLSPVLHVNADDAEAVVHATTFALEYRMRYKRDIFLDLLGYRKYGHNEGDEPKFTQPLLYKSISKHKNPRDIYAEKLIAEGVIDENYVKELEEKYKNDLEEDLLDSRKIEKTRITPFMKDEWEGFEQVTEEVMLKPMDTTYDLKKLDEVAQSITKLPEDKKFLRKLERLVEGRHKMYFEDNKLDWAMGELLAYGSLVEEGYDVRMTGQDVERGTFSHRHAVIKTEMHEEEVVLLNEMGDNQNGKFHIYNSLLSEYAVMGFDYGYAMASPKTLTIWEAQFGDFSNGAQIIIDQYLSSAEDKWKLQNGLVLLLPHGYEGQGAEHSSARMERYLQLCAKDNMFVADVTTPANLFHLFRRQMKAKFRKPLVVFTPKSLLRHPKVVSTKEEMANGGFQMVIDDAEAKAAKVKTLVFCTGKFYYDLLDKREELERDDVALVRVEQLFPLPAKEMRSIIKKYKNADDIVWAQEEPRNMGAWSHMLMHLEEAKQFRVASRRFYGAPAAGSAVRSKRRHAQVLDYVFDKSKNNMQIR
- a CDS encoding acyltransferase family protein; this encodes MSKLKNRYLSLDVFRGLDVALMIIVNSPGNGSTTFSPLLHADWNGFTLTDLVFPTFLFVVGNSMSFSMKKYESMGKPAFFKKVLKRTAIIFLLGFLMYWYPFFDDGQLKPFSETRVFGVLQRIALCYMFASIILHFVKTKTAIWLSALFLVGYHLILIGFGDLTLTGNAVLKLDEWLIGANHMYHGEGIAFDPEGLLSTLPAIVNVIIGYLAGRFIQNNGQNFETVAKLMMFGFALVFAGLAWDLVLPINKKLWTSSFVLLTCGIDLFAIAILIYILDMKKAKSWSYFFEVFGKNTLFIYLLSELFIITLFAIDVNGESLYRWIADTIFISWSGGYMGSLLFALWVVLTCWFVGYIMDKKGVYVKV
- a CDS encoding DegT/DnrJ/EryC1/StrS family aminotransferase; this encodes MKKIQMVDLKGQYEGIKTEVNEAIAEILDSSAFINGPHVHAFQNELEEYLDIKHVIPCANGTDALQICMMGLGLKPGDEVITADFTFAATVEVIGLLQLTPVLVDVEPDTFNIDVKAIEKAITPNTKAIVPVHLFGQCANMDEIMALAKKHNLYVIEDNAQAIGGSYVSRDGKKQKAGTIGHIGATSFFPSKNLGCYGDGGAIFTNDDDLAHTIRGIVNHGMYKRYYHDVVGVNSRLDSIQAAVLRAKLPKLDFYNQKRWEAASKYSKAFKGQEHIVAPKISCGCETDKSVCDCHVFHQYTLRITNGKRDGLAQHLNDNDVPCGVYYPVPLHKQKAYANDRYNEEDFPVTNQLVEEVISLPMHTELDDEQIDFITKLVIDFVNK
- the galE gene encoding UDP-glucose 4-epimerase GalE, which gives rise to MKILVTGGLGFIGSHTVVELQNEGFEVVVVDNLSNSSVDVLDGIEAITGKRPIFEEFDLRDKPKVQTFFKKHDDITGVIHFAASKAVGESVEEPLLYYENNLGVLVYILQELKKKGGANFIFSSSCTVYGQADQMPITEAAPVKPAESPYGNTKQVGEEIIRDTCKVNPDLKAIALRYFNPIGAHPSGKIGELPIGVPQNLVPFITQTGVGLREQLSVFGDDYPTEDGTCIRDYIHVVDLAKAHVAALQRLLEEKNETNYEVFNLGTGKGSSVLEVIHSFERVSGEKLNYKIVGRRPGDVIQAYADTQKANQVLGWKAKSSLDDAMKSAWEWEKIVRS